A single region of the Lotus japonicus ecotype B-129 chromosome 4, LjGifu_v1.2 genome encodes:
- the LOC130715829 gene encoding uncharacterized protein LOC130715829, with protein MSMNRAYSEKAKKAQVSSPSSIPHSNAKSGDSSTSSRTLKRKAPELSDHAPPAPEPALGEVPSIPPLTQDVDVSAPFDSPAMTNLMLAIQAVQQEKTKDAAAILDLQAKLAKEPKRRATLKKKIAELTTEIGNLQKSLEIANDKIGKMELQKATLAESHEAELKALRANVEDLQDKLDLQKQDTALAFEGGFEEAVAQVKCLHENIDISEAHPFKVIKDGKLVEVGFP; from the coding sequence ATGTCTATGAATAGAGCTTACTCTGAAAAAGCTAAGAAGGCTCAGGTCAGCAGTCCTTCCTCGATTCCCCATTCCAACGCTAAGAGTGGAGATTCCTCCACCTCATCGAGGACACTTAAGCGCAAAGCTCCCGAGTTGTCTGACCATGCTCCTCCAGCGCCTGAGCCGGCTTTAGGGGAGGTACCTTCTATCCCACCTCTTACCCAGGACGTCGACGTCTCAGCTCCTTTTGACTCCCCGGCCATGACAAACCTAATGTTAGCCATCCAAGCCGTGCAGCAAGAAAAAACGAAAGATGCAGCCGCCATTCTTGACTTACAAGCTAAGCTAGCTAAGGAACCAAAACGTAGAGCAACCTTGAAAAAGAAGATAGCTGAGCTGACCACGGAGATAGGTAACTTACAGAAGTCGCTTGAGATAGCGAATGACAAGATTGGAAAGATGGAGCTTCAAAAAGCAACCTTGGCTGAGTCTCATGAAGCTGAATTGAAGGCCTTGCGGGCTAACGTTGAAGACCTTCAAGATAAGCTAGACCTGCAGAAACAAGATACCGCTCTTGCATTTGAGGGAGGTTTTGAGGAAGCGGTGGCTCAAGTTAAGTGTCTTCATGAGAACATCGATATCTCGGAAGCACATCCCTTCAAAGTGATTAAGGATGGCAAGCTCGTGGAAGTCGGGTTTCCCTAG